The following is a genomic window from Acidimicrobium ferrooxidans DSM 10331.
GCCGAGAGAGCGGTCGGGGCGTTGCCGATCGCCACCACGGCCGGGTTCGCGAGAGCGGAGAGCGACGCGCGCATCGCTCGCGCCGAGCGGGTCTCGACGGCGTCACCTTGCTCGACCGCATCGAGCGTCACGATGGTCGGGAGCCGCGGAGCCCCTGCGGCAACCATGCGCGCGTCGACGAGGATCGGCGCGCCGGTGCGAAGGAGACGGACCGCCTCGGTGACGACCGCCTCGTCGAGTACGAGGTCGTCAACGAGCGAGGGGTCGGCCGTGGCGTGGACGATGCGCGCGGCGACGCGGCGCGCGCCGGGACCGAAACGCGCGAGATCGACCTCGGCGCAGATGCGCTCGAAGCTCTCGCGAGTGATGCGTGCTCCGGCGTCGGTCGTCATCGTCGCTCCCAGCTCCCCACGATCGCGTCGGTGGGGCAGACTTCGATGCAGGCGCCGCAGTCGTCGCAACGTGAGGCGACGAGCTCCGGGCGCCCCGGAGCAGGTCGAAGGGCGTGGGTGTGGCAGGTCGGGATGCACACGCCGCACCCGACGCAGGTACCCAGTGCGATCGCCACGCTCATCGCGCAGGCTGGTAGCCACGGGGTGTCACCGCGAGTCCTCCGAGGACTCGGGTCGCCGACTGGCCCACGATGACGATGCTCGTCATGTCGACGGTCGTGACGTCGAGGTCGTCGAGCGTGCCGAGTTCGAGGTGTTCGTCGACGCGTTCGACGTTGCGGCCGACGAGGACGGGCGTCGTCGGGGGTCGATGTGCCGCGAGGATCGCGAGCGCCTTCTCGAGCTGCCACCCGCGTCGTCCCGAACGGGGGTTGTAGAGCACCACGGTGAGATCGGCGCGAGCGGCCGCTTCGAGCCGCTGCTGGATGGTCTCCCACGGCGTGAGGAGGTCGGAGAGCGAGATGACGGCGTGATCATGGGCGAGGATCGCGCCGGCGCGGGCCGCGGTCGCGAGGGATGCGGTGACACCGGGCACGACGGACACCGGCACGCGACCATCGGCCACCTCGTGGACGAGGGTCGCGAGCGCGTAGATACCAGGGTCGCCGGAGGCGAGCACCACGACTCGGGCGCCCGCCTCGGCGCGGGCGACCGCGGCCATGGCGCGCTCACGTTCGGCTCCGAGGGCAAAGCCCTGCTGGAGAGCGTGGCGACCAATGAGAGGTTGGGCCTGGTCGAGGTAGCCGTGGTAGGCGATCACGACGTCCGCGTTGGCGATGGCGCCCCGTGCCCGCGGCGTGACGAGATCGAGCGAGCCCGGTCCGAGCCCGACCACCGTTACCTCACCGAGTGGCGCGTCACGGACCGCCACGGCGACGGTGACGGGCCCGTCGATCCGCTTGGGCAGCACGAGCGTTGCGTCGGGTCCGGCGAGCCGAAGGGCCGCGGCCTCTGCCACGGATGGCGTGTGCACGGCGCGCTCCACGATCGGCGATGGCGTCGGTACCGCCACCTCACGGAGGACGGCGGCCTCGTAGCCGACGATCGGAAGTCCGAGCGCGCCGAGCGCTGGATGCAAGCGGCGGCGGTCGATGGTGGCGAGCGCTGCCACGGCGGCTGGCTCGAGGTCGGCCTCCTCGAGCGCCGCGTCGATGGCAGCGCGCAGGTCATCGGCCGTTGCCCGCTGTTCCAGCCCGACCCCGACCACGACCGTGCGCGCGATGATGCGGGGTGCGGCGAGACCGCGAGACTCACCGACGTTGACCTCGACCGCTGGGGCTCGGCCCGGTCGTGCACGGCGAGCGAGCCAGTCGGAGATCGCAAGGCCAGGCCGCGGTGCGAAGCTGAGGGCAGCGCCGTCATTGAGGCGTTGCTGGAGCCGTGCAGGGAGCGGTTCTGGGCCGAGAGCAGGCAGCTCGTCGAGCGCGGGTGCATCGATGAGATCGGCACTCGTCGTCACGACCGCGACCGCGCCCGTCGCACGGGAGACGGCCTCGGCGAGGTCGTTCGCACCTCGATGGGCGCCCGTCAGCACGACGCAGTAGCGCCGGGCGCTGTCGAGGGCGACGATCGCGGGCGTGACGCGCTTCGGGGCGAGGCCGACCTCGACGATCGCGCGTACGACCACCGGGATCGGGGCGACGACGACGAGCGCGTCGTAGCTGACGAGCGCCTCACGGAGCATGGCCATCGACGCGTGGGCGACCGACGCAAAGCCGAGCGTCTTGGCGAGGTCAGCGAGCTCGGCTCCGATGGCGACCACGGCGCCGCCGGCGGCGCCGGTGACGCTACGCGAACTGGGGCATGAGGTGGACGGGGTGGTCTCGATGGCTTGGCAGCCTACCCGCTTGGCGAGGGCAGGACGAGGGAGCGCCTCCTCTGCGACCGAGATCGCCGGACGCCCGTGGCGATGGCGGGCACACGGAGCACCTCGTTGCTAGAGTCGCGCTGTGGCGCCGCTGACGAGCTGGATCGACACGGATCTCGAGCACGGCTACGGCCTCGACCACCTGCCGCTGGGGGTGGACGCCGAGGGCGTGGTGGTGCGCATCGGGGATGTCGCCCTACGGCTCGCGCCGCTCGTCGACGACGGGTTGCTGAGGAGCGTGTCGCACGGGCTCGTTGCTGCACGGACGCTCGGTCCGCTCTTTGCGGCCGGCTCGGCCACCATGGCGCGACTGCGAGACGAGATCGTGGTCCTCGCGAGCGGACGCCCGGACGACGCCGTCGCACGTCGGTTGGTCTCGATCGATGCGCTCGAGCTCTCTGTGCCGATACGACCACGCACCTACGTCGACTTCTACGCGTCCGAGGCCCACGCCACGAACGCCGGCAGGATCTTCCGTCCCGACGGGGATCCGCTGCCGGCTGCGTGGCGTCGGCTCCCGATCGGCTACCACGGCCGTGCGTCCACCGTCGTCGTGTCAGGCACCCCCATCGTGCGCCCCTGGGGTCTGCGCCGCGAGGGCGAGGGTGTCGTGCTCGGGCCGAGCGCGATGCTCGATCTCGAGGCCGAGGTGGGATTCGTCGTCGGACGCGCGAGCGAGCGTGGTCGGCCAGTGTCGGCCGGCGCGTTCGCGGAGATGGTCGGCGGCGTCGTGCTCGCGAACGACTGGAGCGCTCGCGACATCCAGGCGCTCGAGTCGTTCCCGCTCGGCCCCTTCGCCGGCAAGTCGTTCGCCACCAGCATTAGCGCCTGGGTCACCCCACTCTCGGCACTCGACGCAGCGCGGGTGACGCCGCCGGTGCAAGATCCGGCACCGAGTGCCAACCTCGTCGATCCGGACCCATGGTGCCTCGATCTTCGGCTCGAGCTTCGCCTCAATGGAACCGTCCTCACGCGTCCGCCGGCCGCCACGACCTACTGGACCCCGGGCCAGCTCCTTGCACACCTCACCGACAACGGTGCACCCGTCGAGCCGGAGGATCTCTTCTGCTCTGGGACGGTGTCGGGCGCGGCGCCCGACGAGGTCGGTTCGCTGCTCGAGCTCACCTGGGGTGGGACGCGGCCCGTGCGCCTCGATGACGGGCACATGCGTACCTGGCTCGTCGACGGCGACGAGGTCACCATCACGGCCACGGCACCGGCCCTCGACGGCGGCTTCATCCGACTCGGCGAGGTGACGGGCCGGGTGGTCTCGGCCATCGCGTCGCCTTGGTGAGTGGCTCTCGGGACTCGCTGCTGGCGGCGGAGCTCGCGCATTAGGCTCGCCCGCGTGCCTGTTCCATCGCGCTTGCTGGTCAACACCGGAGATGGCAAGGGGAAGTCGTCTGCCGCGTTCGGGGTCATGGGTCGTGCATGGGCGCGCGGCTGGACGGTGCTCGTCGTCCAGTTCTTGAAGAGCGGGACCTGGAAGGTCGGCGAGCGCAAGCTCGCCGAGCATCTCGGCATCGAGTTCTACGCACTCGGGGACGGCTTCACCTGGGAGTCGACGGACCTCGAGCGTACTGCGGAACTGGGGCGCGAGGCCTGGGCATTCGCGGCCGAGCGCCTCGCGAGTGGTGCCTACGACCTCGTGATCCTCGATGAGCTCACCTATCCGGTGCGCTACGGCTGGGTGAGCGAGGATGCGGTGGTGGAGGCGTTGCGCTCGCGTCCTTCCCGTACCAACGTGATCGTCACCGGGCGGGGGGCGCCCGAGGGCGTGGTCGAGCTCGCCGACACCGTGACCGAGATGCGCAAGGTCAAGCACGCCTACGACCAGGGGATTCGTGCGCGCAAGGGGATCGAGTACTGACCCGGGGCCTCATCGTCGGCGCCGCACGCTCGGGCGCGGGCAAGACCGCGGTCACGCTCGGGCTCGTCGCAGCGCTGCGCGCGCGGGGCCTGCGCGTCGGGGTGGCCAAGGCGGGTCCCGACTACCTCGACACACGCTTGTTAGGTCGAGCCGCTCGCCGTCCGGCGTTCAACCTCGACGCGTTCCTGACCGGTCGTGACGGGCCGGCGCGTTCGCTCGCGTTGGCGGCGCGAGGTGCCGATGTCGTGATCGCCGAGGGTGCGATGGGGCTGCTCGACGGCGCGCCGACCGCCAGCACGCCACCCGTCGCCTCGAGCGCACACCTCGCGCGCACGCTGGGACTGGGGCTCGTCTTGGTCCTCGATGCGACCTCAACGGCGCAGACGGTGGGGGCGGTCGCGCTCGGTCTGGCGACGGCGTCTGGCGTCGCACCGCTCGGTGTCATCGCGAACCGGGTGCGCTCGGCGCACCATGGGGACCTCGTAGCTGAAGGTCTTGCTCGTGTCGGTATCGCGCTCCTCGGTCACATCGCCGAGGGAGCGCTCGACGGTCTTGCGCAGCGACACCTCGGCCTCGTCGACCCGAGTGAGCTCGACGGGTTCGATGCGTGGCTCGAGCGTGCTCGGTACGTGGTGGAGGAGTCGGTCGACCTCGAAGCCCTGGTGCGTCGGGCGCCTGAGCTCCGCCTGGTCGACCCCGAACTCGGCGAGGCGCGGTCCCGGGTGCCGGTCGCACTCTCCGTGGGGCCGAGCGCGCGCTTTCGCTACGAGGAGAACCTGCTCAGGCTGGAGGCAGCGGGAGCTGAGCTGCTCCCGTTCGATCCGCTCGAGGAGGTCCCCGACCCACACGCACGGCTGCTGTGGCTTCATGGCGGCTATCCAGAGCATTACCAGGCGGCGCTCGCCGACAACGGGCCGCTGTGGCCGGCGCTGCGTCGGGCGGCGAACGAGATCACGGTGATCGCCGAGTGCGGTGGGTATGCGCTGCTCGCACGCTCGCTCGAGGGTTCTCAGATGGCAGGTGTCGTGCCCGTCGCCATGCGGTTGGGCTCGCGTCCGGTCCTCGGCTATCGGTCGGCTCGCCTGGTTGACGGTCCTTTCGGGGCTCGGTCGCTGCCGGCTCACGAGTTCCACTACCTGGTACCGGAGGACGACCCAGGTGAGATCGACGTCGTGGACGCCCGAGGCGAGCCGCGCCCAGGCGGGGTGGTGAGCCCGAGGCTCCTGGCGAGCTTCCTGCACTTCCACCTCGGTGTGGACCCGGGGCTTGCGGGCGATCTGCTGCGTCGTGCCGGCGGGGGTGGGTCGTCCGAGACGGCGTAGGATGCGCCCCGTGAGTGGGCTCATCAGCTTCGTGGGTGCAGGGCCGGGCGCGTCCGATCTGTTGACGCTTCGTGCGGTTGAGCGCTTACGCGCAGCCGACATCGTCGTCTGGGCGTCGTCGCTGATCCCAGACGACGTCCTCGGCTTCTGTGCCCCTGGCGCACAGATCCACGATTCGGCCCTCATGACCTTGGAGGACGTGCTCGGCGTCTACGCGGCCAATCCCGAGGCGGCCATCGTCCGGCTCCACTCCGGCGATCCGTCGCTCTACGGGGCGATCCAAGAGCAGCTCGACTGGTGCATCGCCAATGATCGCGCCGTCGAGATCGTCCCTGGCGTTACGAGCGTTGCGGCGTGCGCCGCCGTGCTCGGACGCGAGCTCACCGTGCCCCAGGTCGCCCAGAGCGTCGTAATCACGAGGGTGGCGGCCCGTACGAGCGCCTCGATGCCCGAACGCGAGCGACTGCGGGCCTACGCGGCACTCGGTGGGACCCTGGCGATCCTGCTCTCGGGTGCGCATCCCGAGCGTGTGGTCGAGGAGCTGCTCGCGGAGGGTTCGGCCTTCACCGCGTCGACGCCAGCGGCGGTCGTCGTGCGGGCGAGTTGGCCGGAGGAGCGCTTCGAGCGCACCACCATCGCAGGCATCCCGGAGGCCGTTCGCCGTCTCGGGGCATCGCGCAGCGTGACCATCGTCGTCGGGGATGCGCTCGTCGCGCCCGGAGCCCGATCGCACCTCTACGCACCTTCGTTCTCGCATCGTTTCCGAGCACGCTCGACGGCGGGCACGACGCAGGGGCGCCCGCGGGCCCGCCTGCGTCGCTCCGTTCGGTGAGGGCGTCGTGCCAGGCCTGCGGACCGGGTTCACGACCGGTACCTGTGCGGCCGCGGCCGCCAAGGCAGCGGCCATTTGGCTCGTCCATCGTGAGCACGTCTCGCGCGTTGAGATCGCCCTGCCGACGGGGCGGCGAGTCGAGCTTCCGGTCGAGTGGGATGCGCTCGGGCGGGCCTACGTCGAGAAGGACGCAGGTGACGACCCTGACTGCACCCACGGGGCTCATGTGACGGTGTCGCTGACCCCGCTCGCCGAGGCACAGCTGCGCTTCGTGGCCGGTGAGGGTGTCGGCACGGTCACGCGCCCCGGTCTCGGGCTCGAGGTTGGTGAGCCGGCGATCAACCCGGTGCCGCGCCGCCAGATCACCGACGCCATTCGCGAGGTGACTGACGAGGGCTTCGCGGTCGTCGTCAGCGTTCCAGGTGGCGAGGCGATGGCCGAGCGGACGACGAACGCCCGCCTCGGCATCGTCGGTGGTATCTCGATCCTCGGCACGACGGGGATCGTGCGCCCGTTCTCCACGGCGTCGTATCGCGCAAGCGTCGTGCAGCAGATCGACGTGGCGGCCGCCGCCGGGCTTGGCGAGATGGTGCTCGCGACCGGTTCTCGCACGGAGGCGAGGGCCATGGCCGAGCGTTCCGATCTCGACCCGGTCGGCATCGTCGAGGTCGGTGACTTCACCGGCGTGGCGGTCCGACGGGCCGCCCACCACCACATGGACCCGATCACGTGGTATGCCATGGTGGGCAAGGTGACGAAGGTGGCCCAAGGTCTCATCATGACGCACTTCCACCGCGCCGACGTGGACACGTCGGTGCTGCGGGAGGCCGCGATCGCGGCGGGAGCTCCGGCGGCGGTGGTCGAGGCTGCGGATGCGACCAACACGGCTCGACACTTCTACGAGGTCTGTCGTGAACTCGGCGTGGTTGCGCCGCTCGAGCTGCTTGCCGAACGCGCGGCGGTCACGTTGTCCGAGGCGATCGGGGGCCGGGCCACGGTCGAGGTCGTGCTGTGCGACGTGGACGATGCCGCCGTCGTCGTGCGGCGTTCGGTGCCTGGCGAGCGATGAGCGTCGTGGTCGGCTGGGTCGGTGACGACCCCTCGAACTTGACGGGTCGCCAGCTGGGCGCCCTCGAGCGCGCTCGTCTCGTCGTGGCGCCTCGACGGTTGCACGAGGTGCTCGGCTCACTCGCGCCGCAGGCGACGGTCATCGCTTATCCGACACCGATCACCGAGCTCGTCGATCTCGTCCACGAGAACCCGGACGTGGTCGTGGTCGCGAGTGGGGACCCGGGATTCTTCGGCATCTCGCGCGTGCTCGCCGATGCGGGCCTCGACCTCGAGATCCTGCCCGGACCGACGACCGCAGCCGTCGCGGCGGCGCGGCTCGGGCGCTCCTGGGAGGGCGCGAGCGTGGTGTCGTTCGTCGGTCGTGACCATGACGTGGCCCTCCAGGTCCTCGACGAGGTGCTCGCTGGTGACGGTCCGGTGATCGCGCTCTTGTGTCCCGGCCAGGCACTCGTCGACCTCGCGAATGCTGTGGCGGCTTCGGGTCGACGGTCCTGGCTCGCCGTTGCCCTCGGGACGGCAGAGGAGGTCCTCGACGAGGCGTGGCAGGCCCGCTCCGAGGCGCCGCGTGTGCCGAGTCTGCTGTGGATCGATGGAGCTCTCTCGCGCCGTGAGGTGGTCCATCGGATGCGCGGTCTCGACGTCTTCGCCGATCGACCTCGAGACTCGGACGGCGTCTTCACGAGTCTCGAGGTACGCCTCGTCGCGGTCGCACGACTCGCTCCGGATCGACTCCCACCGGGCGCGCGGGTGCTCGAGGTCGGCGCGGGCACGGGATACGTGGGTCTCACCCTGTGGCGCCTACGTCCCGACATCACCATCGTGCAGCTCGAGCCCCGCGCGGAGCGTGCGGCTCGAGCACGCGAGCATGCGCGAGCGTTGGGTGCGCGTGTCGAGGTTCTCGAGGCACGCGTCGAAGAGCATGCTCCCGAGGGCGACTACGACGCCGCCTTCGTCGGCGGTGGCGGGCCGCGTGCGCTGCGAGCGACGCTCGATCGCGTCCGAGGTGGGGGTCGCGTCGTCGCCACGTTCGTCGATCCCGGACGAGCCGCGGTCGCCCGAGAGCTGCTCGGCAACCTCGAACTCATCGAGGTCGCGGACGCGTCTCCTGTCGCGCCGGAAGGGGTCCGCTTCGTTCCCCGTAGTCCGATCTTCCTCGCGTGGAGGTAGGAGTCGGGGGAGCTGGCTCGAGGGCCGACCGTGCGAGCTCGTACAGTGATGGATCGTTGCCCGCGCTCGATGGATCGTGGCTCTCGCGGTTCGACGACGAGCCGGCGCGCGGAGGCCCGTGCCGGGCTGAGGGAGCGGTCCTCGCTCAGGTAGCCGTTGTGGGTGCTGCCACGGTCGGGCGTGGCCGGTGACCCCTCCAGCGAATGTTGACGGGGGTCAGAGGGAGCTGGGCACGCGCGTCCGCTCCGGCACGGTGTCGACAGGCACGGCCGAACGGTGGTGGGGCTGGAAGCGAGTCTCGTCGCTCCTCTCTCGCGCGGCAACGATGCCAACGGATCGATCGGGTCCGAGACCTCTGGCGAGGCTTCGTACCGGCGCGACAACCGTGCCGCTACGCGGCTCGCTGGGGGGGACCGGGGAGGTAGCGATGCGTCACAGTGGCTCGAGCACGACGCCTGCGTAAGGTGGGGCTTGCCGAATGCCGATAGACAGTGGGTCCTCGGCGGACTCGCGGATCAGGGGTGCGGGTGCGGTTGCGAGGTGCCGGAGGAGGTGCGCACATGACGTCGTGGTACGGGCGGAGTCGGTTGCACGCTGGGATATTGGTCGCGGTCGCGGGGATCGGGCTCGCCGCTTGCGGACAGGCGACCTCGTCGACGCATTCCACGAGCTCGTCTCGCTCGTCGTCGACTCCGAAGCGTTCCTCCTCGCAGACTTCGTCCACTCGCTCATCGTCCGGGTCGTCATCGACCCCCGCAGCGGTCGCCCCATGCGATACGGCGGCGTTGTCCGCGTCACTCGGCCAACCAAGTGGGGCGGCGGGAACGACCTACTATCCGCTCCTCCTGACGAACGTGTCGTCGCGGTCGTGCACGCTCTACGGCTACCCGGGGGTGTCGCTCGTCGTGTCGGCGAGTGGTTCGCAGGTGGGCCGATCAGCCAGCCGCGTCGCGGGGAGCGAGCAGACGGCGACGCTCGAGCCAGGACAGTCCGCGCAGGCCATCCTCGGCATCGAAGTCGCGCAGAACTACCCGACCTCGACGTGCCAGCCAACCAAGGTCGGAGGCGTTCGCGTCTACCCCCCGGATCAGACGACTGCACTGTACGTATCGGCGCCTGAGCTCTATGGATGCGCCAACCGCTCAGTCGACCTGCTGACCATCGAACCGCTGACACGGGCCCAATCCGGTACCGGCAGTGGTTCGGGGGGTGCGACGTCCTGAAGCGTCGGGATGGGGCAACAGACGTGGTGGAGAGGGGTCGCGAACTGCTCCAACAGAAGTCCGTGCAACCCATGCGTACGCAGAGTCGAGTGCGAGCGTGGCCCTGTGAACCTGACCGAGTGGGCACGTCGCCAGGGGATCCACCCGCAGACCGCCTCCACTGGATCCATGCTGGTGGCTAGCTCCCTGCAACGAGACCCCCCGCTCTGTGAGGAGCCCGACCAGCATGGACAGGCGGAGGGAGCGCACATGAAGGGCACGAACGCCACACCTCGGAGCAGATCCTCCGGAGGCTGGCCGAAGGGGGACGAGAGCCAACGAGGGGCCACGGTCGCCGAGGTCGCTCGCGCCCTCGCACATCACCGAGACGACCTGGCAGCGGCTGGAAGCAGACCGACGGCCCCATGAAGGGGCCCGACGTGAAGAGGGTGAAGGAGCTCTCGGCCGAGAACCGGCGCCCGAAGAAGCTGGTGGCTGATCTCGCCCTCGACAACGACAGCTCTGAGGAGCTGGCCGAGGGAAACGTCTGACCCCGGACCGCCAGCGGGGAGCCGTGCACCTACTCCGCCAGCGGTTCGCAGGTCACCTGAGCGACAGCGTGCGAGGCGCAGGTCGGGCGGGCCACCTGACTGCACCTTCTCACAGCCTCGGCCAAGCGTTGGAAGGCTGCTACGGTCGAGAGCATCGGCGCCCAACGGGACCAGCGAGCGGACGTGCGCGAACGTGGTCTCGCGGGGAAGGCGGACGTGGTTCTGGAGCCGGCCAGCGACACCACGGTCTCGGGCGTGACCCAGGTCGGCAGCTGCCTCCGGCGTTCGACTCGACTGCCTGGTTAGAGTGCTTCCTATGGTTGCACCCGGCATCGATCTCGACGACCTCGACCCCACCGTTCGCCCTCAGGATGATCTGTTCGGTCACGTCAACAACCGCTGGTTTCAACGGACGGCCATCCCCGACGATCGAGCACGCTACGGCGCGTTCAGCGAGCTCGCCGACGCTGCAGAGATCGCGGTGCGCGAACTGTGCGAGCAGGCCCGTGAGGCTCCGGCCGGGTCTGAGGAGCGCAAGCTCGGCGACCTCTACGCGAGTTTCATGGATGCCGAACGCATCGAAGAGCAAGGCGCCGCACCCATCGCTCCGCTCCTTGCGGCGATCGACGACGTCGCCGATTACGGATCGTTCTGGCACCTGCTCGGCAGTCTCGAGCGCGATGGTGTGCGCGGCCTCGTCGACCTCTTCGTCGACACGGATCCTGGTGACCCTTCTCGCTATCTCGTCTTCGTCTCGCAAGGTGGGATCTCGCTGCCGGACGAGCGCTACTTCCGTGAGGAACGCTTCGCATCGGTTCGTGCCCTGCATCGACAGCACGTGGCGACGATGTTCGAGCTTGCTGGCCTGACGAACGCGGCCGCGAGGGCCGCAGCGGTCGTCGAGCTCGAGGCGGCGATCGCTGCTCGCCATCTCGACAACGTCGCGAGTCGCGACGCGCTCGCCACCTACAACCTCATGACGTACGAGGACCTCGTCGGGTTGGTCGCGCAGGGCCACCGCGAGGCCGAGGCGTTCCTCGAGGCCTGGATCGACGGTATGGGCGTCGATCGTGCGGTGGTCCGTGAGGTCGTGGTGCGCCAGCCCGCCTTCCTCGGCTCGGTCGGTGAGCTGTTCGAGGATGGTCGAATCGATGTCTGGCGCGACTGGCTGGCCTGGCACGTCATTGCCCACAGTGCTCCGCTGCTCTCGACACGCTTCGTCGAGGAGAGCTTTGCCTTCTACGGCACTGCACTCACCGGTGCTCCGACGTTGCGGGCGCGCTGGAAGCGTGCGGTGTCATTCGTCGAGGGGGCGATGGGGGAGGCGGTCGGGCGCCTCTACGTCGCGCGCCACTTCTCCGAGCCTGCAAGGCATGCGGTGCGCGAGCTCGTCGACCACCTGCTCGATGCGTACCGTGAGAGCATCGCCTCCTTGGAGTGGATGCGCGAGGAGACGCGGGCCGAAGCGCTCGCCAAGCTCGAGGCGATCGTGGTCAAGGTCGGCTATCCCGACGCCTGGCGTGACTACGGCGCGCTCGTCGTCGACCCGGAGGATCTCATCGGCAACGCTCGGCGCGCGGCGTCGTTCGCCATGGACTTCGAACTCGCCAAGATCGGTCGGCCGGTCGATCGGTCGGAGTGGTTCATGACCCCTCAGACGGTGAACGCGTACTACAACCCAGGCTTCAACGAGATCGTCTTCCCGGCAGCCATCTTGCAGCCGCCGTTCTTCGATGCCGAACGGGACGCCGCGGCGAACTACGGGGCGATCGGCGCGGTCATTGGTCACGAGATCGGGCACGCATTCGACGATCAGGGCTCTCGTTACGACGGTGAGGGCCGTCTGCGCAACTGGTGGACCGACGACGATCGGGCGAACTTCGAGCATCGGACGAAGGCGCTGATCGAACAGTACAGCGCGCTCACACCTCGACAGATCCCCGAGCACCACGTGGACGGGGCACTCACCGTGGGCGAGAACATCGGCGACATCGGTGGGCTCGCGATCGCGTGGCGTGCCTACGAGCTCGCCCTCGACGGCGCGGAGCCCCCTGTACTCGAGGGGACGTCAGGTGGAGAGCGCTTCTTCTTCTCATGGGCCATCTGTTGGCGAGAGCAACGCCGTGACGAAGAGGCGCTGCGATTGCTCGCGATCGACCCACACTCGCCGCCAGAGTTTCGCTGCAATCAGGCTGCGCGCAACGTCGACGCCTTCCACCAGACGTTTCACACCGATCCGTCGTCGGGGCTCTGGCTTGACCCCGAGGAGCGCGTGCGGATCTGGCGTGCCTAGCTGACCGCGAGAACCGAGACTGCATGCCCGAGTGACGTCTCGCGGGCTGTCGGCCCCGGTGCTACCATCGGCTCGAGCACAGGGGGGACCATGCCGTACTACCGTCGCGTGGGTGAGGTGCCGCGCAAGCGCCACCAGTACGTACGTGCGCACACAGGCGCGCGTATCGCCGAGGAGCTGATGGGCAAGGAGGGCTTCGCGGCGGAGTCGTCGCTGCTCTACCACCTGGGGCGGCCGACGGCCATCGTGGATGCAGCACCCGTCGCGATTGCGGGCACCACCCTCGTCGCGAATCGTCCACTGCTCCCTCGACACCTTCGCACGCCCAAGCTCGCCGGCCTCGGTGGCGACGCTGCCACGGACCGGCACCTCTTGCTCGGCAACGACGACGTGTGGATCTCGTGGGTGGTGGCGGATCGTCCGAGCTCGCTGCAGCGACACGCCGTCGGGGACGAGTGCTACTACGTCCATCGTGGTACGGGCGCGTGCGAGTCGGTCTTCGGCACCATCCGAGTAGGTCCCGGCGACTATCTCGTGTTGCCTGCGTCGACGACCTATCGGCTCGTCCCGGACGAAGGTTCGGTCCTCGAGTGTCTGGTGCTCGAGGCCCGGGGTCATATCGAGATCCCGGACCGCTACCTCTCCCAGCGGGGTCAGCTGCTCGAGGCGGCACCCCTGTGCGAGCGAGACCTGCGGGGCCCCGAGGGCCCGCTCGTCGTCGAGGGCGAGGACGTGGACGTGATCGTGCGTACCCGTCTGGACGCCACGCGTTACACCTACGCGACACACCCCTTCGACGTCGTGGGTTGGGACGGGTGCTGCTATCCGTTCGCGTTCCAGATCCGCGACTTCGAGCCGATCGTGAAGCGATTCCACGCGCCACCGCCCGTGCATCAGACGTTCGCCGGACCGAACTTCGTCGTGTGCTCGTTCGTCCCGAGGCCGTTCGACTTCGATCCGGAGGCGGTCGCGGTGCCCTACCACCATGCGAACGTCGACTCCGATGAGGTCCTCTTCTACGCCGACGGGAACTT
Proteins encoded in this region:
- a CDS encoding homogentisate 1,2-dioxygenase; the protein is MPYYRRVGEVPRKRHQYVRAHTGARIAEELMGKEGFAAESSLLYHLGRPTAIVDAAPVAIAGTTLVANRPLLPRHLRTPKLAGLGGDAATDRHLLLGNDDVWISWVVADRPSSLQRHAVGDECYYVHRGTGACESVFGTIRVGPGDYLVLPASTTYRLVPDEGSVLECLVLEARGHIEIPDRYLSQRGQLLEAAPLCERDLRGPEGPLVVEGEDVDVIVRTRLDATRYTYATHPFDVVGWDGCCYPFAFQIRDFEPIVKRFHAPPPVHQTFAGPNFVVCSFVPRPFDFDPEAVAVPYHHANVDSDEVLFYADGNFMSRAGSGIEAGSISLHPSGFVHGPQPGSVDAARGQPGTEEVAVMVDTFRPLMLSETALAIDDDAYPWTWSRRGPGAQS